The region CTGTTCCAGTAATAAAGAAACCATTGGTCCCATTTAATGCTCCAGAACCATTAAACAGGTTATTATTCCCATTCAAAATCAAACTGTTGGTGTTGTTGAAGATTAGTGTGCTGTTAACATGGTTTTCACTTCCATTTATGATTAAACCATTAGTATTATTCTGCAACAAACTACCATTCAACGTGTTGTTGTTTCCAATAAAACACGTTAAGATTGGTTAAAACATTACCATCACCCATTAAATGCAAACCATTGGTGTTTCCGAATAGTTGTGTTCCGTTTAGTAGGTTGTTGTTTCCTTGGATTGTTAGGGCGTAGTTGTTGGCCAGGACACTGTTATTAGTTAATAAAAATGTTCCTAGAATATTGTTATTTCCTGTAAGTTTTATTCCTATGCCGTTTCTGTATATTTGGTTGTCGGTGATGGTGGGATTGTTTAAATTGTTTCCATAAGTATCCATATTTAAACCCCAAACACTATTATCCATTATAAGATTATTAGAAACAGAATTACTGTAAGAAGTAGTTACACCATACACATTATTAGTCACAGTATTAAAAGAAAACTGATTACCGTTACTACCGGTGAATGCTGCTCCG is a window of Methanobacterium sp. DNA encoding:
- a CDS encoding right-handed parallel beta-helix repeat-containing protein, producing GLLDSPTSTLSGNQVVGSGYTGIYLYNSPGSSLSGNVVNGNGGGGIFLRLSPSSWIQNNVANGNGWSGIYLEQSSGSWVLANTANSNGNGGVWLTGTDSTPIIGNTFQYNPYGAAFTGSNGNQFSFNTVTNNVYGVTTSYSNSVSNNLIMDNSVWGLNMDTYGNNLNNPTITDNQIYRNGIGIKLTGNNNILGTFLLTNNSVLANNYALTIQGNNNLLNGTQLFGNTNGLHLMGDGNVLTNLNVFYWKQQHVEW